A region from the Sandaracinus amylolyticus genome encodes:
- a CDS encoding TRAP transporter substrate-binding protein has protein sequence MNRKKLAITLTTLSVVLSAFLVTLAPREEAHAQEAIQMRIGTVAPEGTPWEKQLRSLKTHIESQSGGRIKVRLFMGGSLGGEKALVRRVSQGSLEAFGGSTAALGSVVPELNVIEAPYLFDTAEQADRALDSAPVREQVGRLVSAKGFTFALWAENGFRSWFTRERPIRQPADLRGLRMRSQESRVHIATYEAFGATPNPIDVTNVLTSLQTGVVDGFDNTPLFAFATSWYQAARHLNLSEQSYQPGIVVFSQTWFNGLPDDLKQMLSSLPVALTTDGRAAVRRMDPILIQNLQRYGIDVHRPTPTEREAFAAIGRPVQDRVAEGAAARTLLKALRTGRGQ, from the coding sequence ATGAACCGCAAGAAGCTCGCGATCACGCTGACCACGCTCTCCGTCGTGCTCAGCGCGTTCCTCGTGACCCTCGCCCCCCGCGAAGAGGCCCACGCGCAGGAGGCGATCCAGATGCGGATCGGCACCGTCGCGCCCGAGGGCACACCGTGGGAGAAGCAGCTGCGCTCGCTGAAGACCCACATCGAGTCGCAGAGCGGTGGGCGGATCAAGGTGCGCCTCTTCATGGGCGGCTCGCTCGGCGGCGAGAAGGCGCTGGTGCGCCGCGTCTCGCAGGGCTCGCTCGAGGCGTTCGGCGGATCGACGGCGGCGCTCGGCTCGGTGGTGCCCGAGCTCAACGTGATCGAGGCGCCGTACCTCTTCGACACGGCAGAGCAGGCGGACCGCGCGCTCGACTCGGCGCCGGTGCGCGAGCAGGTCGGTCGGCTCGTGTCGGCGAAGGGCTTCACCTTCGCGCTGTGGGCGGAGAACGGGTTCCGCTCGTGGTTCACGCGCGAGCGGCCGATCCGTCAGCCCGCGGATCTGCGCGGGCTGCGCATGCGCTCGCAGGAGTCGCGGGTGCACATCGCGACCTACGAGGCGTTCGGCGCGACGCCGAACCCGATCGACGTGACGAACGTGCTCACGTCGCTGCAGACCGGCGTCGTCGACGGCTTCGACAACACGCCGCTCTTCGCGTTCGCGACGTCGTGGTACCAGGCCGCGCGCCACCTCAACCTCAGCGAGCAGAGCTACCAGCCGGGCATCGTCGTGTTCTCGCAGACGTGGTTCAACGGTCTGCCCGACGATCTCAAGCAGATGCTCTCGAGCTTGCCGGTGGCGCTCACGACCGACGGTCGCGCAGCGGTGCGCCGGATGGATCCGATCCTGATCCAGAACCTCCAGCGCTACGGCATCGACGTGCACCGTCCGACGCCCACCGAGCGCGAGGCGTTCGCGGCGATCGGCAGGCCCGTGCAGGACCGCGTCGCCGAGGGCGCGGCTGCGCGGACCCTGCTCAAGGCGCTGCGCACCGGTCGCGGTCAGTGA
- the ftsH gene encoding ATP-dependent zinc metalloprotease FtsH, protein MDPQGNRRLALTVAYVVLVTLLLWVIQSFASRPPPPRSVPYSELVSLVEQNRVEEATVRADRIIAKLRPAADAPAAQDAPSTPRTAPAGTPDAEVERVYATRIPDVDDAPLLANMRQHGVTFSGEMREDAWWQPLLFGWVLPFAVLFGIYMLVMRRVTKNAGPLSVGKAQAKIYDRNAQEPVNFEDVAGVDEAKAELVEIVSYLKHPERYRAIGARSPKGVLLVGPPGTGKTLLARAVAGEAQVPFFSISGSEFVQMFVGVGAARVRDLFEQAKQRAPCIVFIDELDAIGRSRSGAGSGLAVHEEREQTLNQLLVEMDGFEAGKGVVILAATNRPEVLDPALLRAGRFDRQVAVDRPDVRGREAILRVHVRKIRVAKHVDMRVVAQRTPGMAGADLANVVNEAALAASRRGAAEVETRDFEEAVDRIQLGLKKKGRVMTEPERERVAYHEGGHALVALSVQHADPVHRVTIIPRSIGALGATLQLPAEERYLMTRNELRDRICVMLGGRAAELVAFDDLSTGAQNDLERATETARHMVCRFGMSDALGPVTYGEPMGGRFLEIPGLHSGRGYSEETARAIDAEVRRIIEDEEKRALALLEERRRDLEAIAARLLENETIDRDELERIAAPRLRTGSRPPPPSVPEVLGDPGHMKPVASNGDGRR, encoded by the coding sequence GTGGATCCGCAGGGGAATCGCCGGCTCGCGCTCACGGTCGCGTACGTCGTGCTGGTCACGTTGCTGCTCTGGGTCATCCAGAGCTTCGCCTCGCGACCGCCGCCGCCTCGCAGCGTGCCGTACAGCGAGCTCGTCTCACTGGTCGAGCAGAACCGCGTCGAAGAGGCGACGGTTCGCGCCGATCGCATCATCGCCAAGCTGCGCCCCGCCGCCGACGCGCCGGCCGCGCAGGACGCGCCGAGCACGCCGCGCACCGCGCCGGCCGGGACGCCGGACGCCGAGGTCGAGCGCGTCTACGCGACGCGCATCCCCGACGTCGACGACGCGCCGCTGCTCGCGAACATGCGCCAGCACGGCGTGACGTTCTCGGGTGAGATGCGCGAGGACGCGTGGTGGCAGCCGCTGCTCTTCGGATGGGTGCTGCCCTTCGCGGTGCTCTTCGGCATCTACATGCTCGTGATGCGGCGCGTGACGAAGAACGCCGGGCCGCTCTCCGTCGGCAAAGCGCAGGCGAAGATCTACGACCGCAACGCGCAGGAGCCGGTGAACTTCGAGGACGTCGCGGGCGTCGACGAGGCGAAGGCCGAGCTCGTCGAGATCGTCAGCTACCTCAAGCACCCCGAGCGCTATCGCGCGATCGGCGCGCGCTCGCCGAAGGGCGTGCTGCTCGTGGGCCCGCCGGGCACCGGCAAGACGCTGCTCGCGCGAGCGGTCGCGGGCGAGGCGCAGGTGCCGTTCTTCTCGATCTCGGGCTCCGAGTTCGTGCAGATGTTCGTCGGCGTCGGCGCGGCGCGCGTGCGCGATCTCTTCGAGCAGGCGAAGCAGCGCGCGCCCTGCATCGTGTTCATCGACGAGCTCGACGCGATCGGTCGCTCGCGATCGGGCGCGGGCTCGGGGCTCGCGGTGCACGAGGAGCGCGAGCAGACGCTCAACCAGCTGCTCGTCGAGATGGACGGCTTCGAGGCCGGCAAGGGCGTGGTGATCCTCGCCGCGACGAACCGCCCCGAGGTGCTCGATCCCGCGCTGCTGCGCGCCGGTCGGTTCGACCGGCAGGTGGCGGTCGATCGTCCCGACGTGCGCGGACGTGAGGCGATCCTGCGGGTGCACGTGCGCAAGATCCGCGTCGCGAAGCACGTCGACATGCGCGTCGTCGCGCAGCGCACGCCGGGCATGGCCGGCGCCGATCTCGCGAACGTCGTGAACGAGGCCGCGCTCGCCGCGAGCCGTCGCGGCGCCGCCGAGGTCGAGACACGCGACTTCGAGGAGGCGGTCGATCGCATCCAGCTCGGCCTGAAGAAGAAGGGCCGCGTGATGACCGAGCCGGAGCGCGAGCGCGTCGCGTACCACGAGGGCGGCCACGCGCTGGTCGCGCTCTCGGTGCAGCACGCCGATCCCGTGCATCGCGTGACGATCATCCCGCGCTCGATCGGCGCGCTCGGCGCGACGCTCCAGCTGCCCGCGGAGGAGCGCTACCTCATGACGCGCAACGAGCTGCGCGATCGCATCTGCGTGATGCTCGGTGGGCGCGCGGCGGAGCTCGTCGCGTTCGACGACCTCTCGACCGGCGCGCAGAACGATCTCGAGCGCGCGACCGAGACCGCGCGGCACATGGTCTGCCGCTTCGGCATGAGCGACGCGCTCGGGCCGGTGACCTACGGCGAGCCGATGGGCGGGCGCTTCCTCGAGATCCCGGGGCTGCACTCGGGCCGCGGGTACAGCGAGGAGACGGCGCGCGCGATCGACGCCGAGGTGCGACGCATCATCGAGGACGAGGAGAAGCGCGCGCTCGCGCTCCTCGAGGAGCGCCGTCGTGACCTCGAGGCGATCGCCGCGCGCTTGCTCGAGAACGAGACGATCGATCGCGACGAGCTCGAGCGCATCGCAGCGCCGCGCCTGCGCACGGGATCGCGACCGCCGCCGCCGAGCGTGCCCGAGGTGCTCGGCGACCCCGGCCACATGAAGCCCGTCGCGTCGAACGGCGACGGGCGGCGCTGA
- a CDS encoding L,D-transpeptidase yields the protein MSRRNHSLLVALATGAFVASVLIACGSSSSEEGADAGATVGAAPREAVDSGRPDAARPPSGPPKRIFTKRFVVNVRARPDRESPRIGYLRAGAVLQATTADPVSTEGCREGWFELTTGGFVCNGRDVIAFEGRRLPERRPAQPDWEEPLPYRFARTRRDNTPMYRRLPSDLEAAVHEGYRVPGMQLEHLPDGGVRFTEEVAAAPVEMGSEESAASASAELADSRTDRREAIPERAAQPAVAREPQVAEASAAAAAAAASGEPPDEEARMVTLGDLQGERGGLLHRRLVKGFIVSLDRDMRAGARRYWRTLSNGFVPYHSQVEVRGSTFQGVRLDPPVEGAVAAAPEAAPAEGEAATASAPAAPRWELPIGFVMSSKTTSFTRGRDGRPRRSRAPGYHYAFRITGRETHRDREYLVGHDERLYETSEIRIVEAHDPPPEVGPEDHWIEVDLGNQSLVAYEGRTPVYATLVSTGRVRDPEDPLRDMRTPTGLFRITSKHVTHTMDGDHAVDGPYSIEDVPYVMYFQLAYALHSAFWHDGFGRPRSHGCVNLAPLDARWIFQWAGPALPEAWHGSYPTETQPGTWLWIHGETPEG from the coding sequence ATGTCACGCCGAAACCACAGCCTGCTCGTCGCGCTCGCGACGGGTGCCTTCGTCGCGTCGGTCCTGATCGCATGCGGCAGCAGCTCGAGCGAGGAGGGCGCGGACGCCGGCGCGACCGTGGGCGCGGCGCCACGCGAGGCCGTCGACTCGGGCAGGCCCGACGCGGCCAGGCCTCCGAGCGGGCCGCCGAAGCGCATCTTCACCAAGCGGTTCGTGGTCAACGTTCGTGCCCGGCCCGATCGAGAGTCGCCGCGCATCGGCTACCTGCGGGCGGGCGCCGTGCTCCAGGCGACGACGGCGGACCCCGTGTCGACCGAAGGGTGCCGCGAAGGGTGGTTCGAGCTTACGACGGGGGGCTTCGTCTGCAACGGGCGCGACGTGATCGCGTTCGAGGGACGGCGGCTCCCGGAGCGCAGGCCGGCGCAGCCCGACTGGGAAGAGCCGCTGCCGTACCGCTTCGCGCGCACGCGGCGCGACAACACGCCGATGTACCGGCGGCTTCCGAGCGATCTCGAGGCTGCGGTGCACGAGGGCTATCGCGTGCCGGGCATGCAGCTCGAGCACCTGCCCGACGGGGGCGTGCGCTTCACCGAAGAGGTCGCGGCCGCGCCGGTCGAGATGGGCTCGGAGGAGTCGGCCGCGAGCGCGAGCGCAGAGTTGGCTGACTCGCGGACTGATCGCCGCGAGGCGATCCCGGAGCGCGCGGCGCAGCCCGCGGTCGCGCGCGAGCCGCAGGTCGCGGAGGCGAGCGCGGCGGCGGCGGCCGCGGCGGCGAGCGGTGAGCCGCCCGACGAAGAAGCGCGGATGGTCACGCTCGGCGACCTGCAGGGCGAGCGCGGAGGGCTGCTGCACCGACGCCTGGTGAAGGGCTTCATCGTCTCGCTCGATCGCGACATGCGCGCGGGCGCGCGGCGCTACTGGCGCACGCTGAGCAACGGGTTCGTGCCCTATCACTCGCAGGTCGAGGTGCGGGGCTCGACGTTCCAGGGCGTGCGGTTGGATCCGCCGGTCGAGGGCGCGGTCGCGGCGGCGCCCGAGGCTGCGCCGGCCGAAGGAGAGGCCGCGACCGCGAGCGCGCCCGCGGCGCCGCGATGGGAGCTGCCGATCGGCTTCGTGATGTCGAGCAAGACGACCTCGTTCACGCGCGGTCGTGATGGTCGCCCGCGTCGCTCGCGCGCGCCCGGGTACCACTACGCGTTCCGCATCACGGGCCGCGAGACGCATCGCGATCGCGAGTACCTCGTGGGCCACGACGAGCGGCTCTACGAGACGAGCGAGATCCGCATCGTCGAGGCGCACGATCCGCCGCCCGAGGTCGGGCCCGAGGACCACTGGATCGAGGTCGATCTCGGCAACCAGTCGCTCGTCGCGTACGAAGGCCGCACGCCGGTCTACGCGACGCTCGTGTCGACCGGGCGCGTGCGCGATCCCGAAGATCCGCTGCGCGACATGCGCACGCCGACCGGGCTCTTCCGCATCACGTCGAAGCACGTCACGCACACGATGGACGGAGACCACGCGGTCGACGGTCCCTATTCGATCGAAGACGTGCCCTACGTGATGTACTTCCAGCTCGCGTACGCGCTGCACTCGGCGTTCTGGCACGACGGATTCGGTCGGCCGCGCAGCCACGGGTGCGTGAACCTCGCGCCGCTCGACGCGCGCTGGATCTTCCAGTGGGCGGGCCCGGCGCTGCCCGAGGCGTGGCACGGGTCGTATCCGACCGAGACGCAGCCCGGCACGTGGCTGTGGATCCACGGCGAGACCCCCGAGGGCTGA
- a CDS encoding HU family DNA-binding protein: protein MAKAETAAKKMTKAQVLGEIAEKTGLSRKQVGEVFESLRGLMKRELGKRGPEQFEIPGIVRLKIRKTEARKGVKFRNPATGETVVRDVPASRKLKALPVKGLKDLVL, encoded by the coding sequence ATGGCGAAGGCAGAGACCGCTGCGAAGAAGATGACGAAGGCTCAGGTCCTCGGTGAGATCGCGGAGAAGACCGGCCTGTCGCGCAAGCAGGTGGGCGAGGTGTTCGAGTCGCTCCGTGGCCTGATGAAGCGCGAGCTCGGCAAGCGTGGCCCCGAGCAGTTCGAGATCCCGGGCATCGTGCGCCTGAAGATCCGCAAGACCGAGGCGCGCAAGGGCGTGAAGTTCCGCAACCCGGCGACGGGTGAGACGGTCGTCCGCGACGTGCCGGCCTCGCGCAAGCTCAAGGCGCTTCCGGTGAAGGGCCTCAAGGACCTCGTCCTCTGA
- the ybeY gene encoding rRNA maturation RNase YbeY gives MAVLISVEGLSRPAMRASDVRARGERMLQAMRLGDRELSILLCDDATIHALNRDYRHKDKPTDVLAFAMMEGEQSGHAPGVLGDVVISLDTAARQAREHARSLEAEVTTLLAHGVLHLLGLDHRDRTEERRMTARTDLLRAAAKPRRKGSRDRSGSP, from the coding sequence ATGGCGGTGCTGATCTCGGTCGAAGGTCTGTCGCGTCCCGCGATGCGCGCGAGCGACGTGCGCGCGCGCGGCGAGCGCATGCTCCAAGCGATGCGGCTCGGTGATCGCGAGCTCTCGATCCTCCTGTGCGACGACGCGACGATCCACGCGCTCAACCGCGACTACCGCCACAAGGACAAGCCGACCGACGTGCTCGCGTTCGCGATGATGGAAGGCGAGCAGAGCGGGCACGCGCCCGGCGTGCTCGGCGACGTCGTGATCTCGCTCGACACCGCGGCGCGCCAGGCGCGCGAGCACGCGCGCTCGCTGGAGGCGGAGGTGACGACGCTGCTCGCGCACGGCGTGCTGCATCTCCTCGGGCTCGATCACCGCGATCGCACCGAAGAAAGGCGCATGACGGCGCGCACCGATCTGCTCCGAGCGGCGGCGAAGCCGCGCCGGAAGGGGTCTCGCGATCGCTCCGGATCGCCCTGA
- a CDS encoding biotin carboxylase N-terminal domain-containing protein produces MFEKILVANRGEVAARVARTCRRIGADTVAVHTDGEEEDVHAQACDEAVRVGPPRTNGAVPVRDSYASVAALITAARATGCTALHPGYGLLDDDPTLARACEAAGIAFIGPSPEELVLYRDRFSIRHAAFDAGLRILPGSERPIREPSELRADVEAIGYPLVIKPAFGLGEPNVLPTLDSADDLERAIAGIEWEGAACYVERHVDRPRHVEVQVVGDGRGNCVVIGDREVSVRKDHRRVLAESPAPAIDALRSGAAVRSAIGAAAIDLALYLRFRGVGSAHFLIDARGSFYFLGFHPLLQPEHAVIEACANIDLVEVQVRLANGEPMPPEVPRVAPTGHAVQARIEAATDPRDGRPFPGRADDVRWPPAPAGKVRIETGIQPRSRVQHDHDPVVATVTTYAPTRHEAVLVLDRVIAETRIAPLVTNLRLLRRALNHESFRACQYDEGFLDRVSANP; encoded by the coding sequence ATGTTCGAGAAGATCCTCGTGGCCAACCGAGGCGAGGTCGCAGCGCGCGTCGCGCGCACCTGCCGCCGCATCGGCGCGGACACGGTCGCGGTGCACACGGACGGTGAAGAGGAAGACGTGCACGCGCAGGCGTGCGACGAAGCGGTGCGCGTCGGCCCGCCTCGCACGAACGGCGCGGTGCCGGTGCGCGACTCGTACGCGAGCGTCGCGGCGCTGATCACCGCGGCGCGCGCGACCGGGTGCACCGCGCTGCACCCCGGCTACGGCCTGCTCGACGACGATCCGACGCTCGCGCGCGCTTGCGAGGCGGCGGGCATCGCGTTCATCGGGCCCTCTCCCGAGGAGCTCGTGCTCTACCGCGATCGCTTCTCGATCCGTCACGCCGCGTTCGACGCAGGCCTGCGCATCCTGCCCGGCAGCGAGCGTCCGATCCGCGAGCCGAGCGAGCTGCGCGCCGACGTCGAGGCGATCGGCTATCCGCTCGTCATCAAGCCCGCGTTCGGCCTCGGCGAGCCGAACGTGCTGCCCACGCTCGACTCGGCCGACGATCTCGAGCGCGCGATCGCGGGCATCGAGTGGGAAGGCGCGGCCTGCTACGTCGAGCGCCACGTCGATCGCCCGCGCCACGTCGAGGTCCAGGTCGTCGGCGACGGCCGGGGCAACTGCGTGGTGATCGGCGATCGCGAGGTCAGCGTGCGCAAGGATCACCGGCGCGTGCTGGCCGAGTCCCCCGCGCCCGCGATCGACGCGCTGCGCTCGGGCGCGGCGGTGCGCAGCGCGATCGGCGCGGCCGCGATCGATCTCGCGCTCTATCTCCGGTTCCGCGGCGTCGGGAGCGCGCACTTCCTGATCGACGCGCGCGGCAGCTTCTATTTCCTCGGCTTCCATCCGCTGCTCCAGCCCGAGCACGCGGTCATCGAGGCGTGCGCGAACATCGATCTCGTCGAGGTGCAGGTGCGCCTCGCGAACGGCGAGCCGATGCCGCCCGAGGTGCCGCGCGTCGCGCCGACCGGGCACGCGGTGCAGGCGCGCATCGAGGCCGCCACCGATCCGCGCGACGGCCGGCCGTTCCCCGGTCGCGCCGACGACGTGCGATGGCCGCCCGCGCCGGCCGGCAAGGTGCGGATCGAGACGGGCATCCAGCCGCGCTCGCGCGTGCAGCACGATCACGATCCCGTCGTCGCCACCGTCACGACCTACGCGCCGACGCGCCACGAGGCGGTGCTGGTGCTCGATCGTGTGATCGCCGAGACGCGCATCGCGCCGCTGGTCACGAACCTCCGGCTGCTCCGTCGCGCGCTCAACCACGAGAGCTTCCGCGCGTGTCAGTACGACGAGGGATTCCTCGATCGCGTGTCGGCGAATCCTTGA
- the eno gene encoding phosphopyruvate hydratase, producing the protein MLYPAELREQERDAGIARTAAPAERRPRDSVIDCALARGYVAGGAGDARLSAEEENRIMLEITGIVAREILDSRGNPTLEVEVEIEEGVVGRAAVPSGASTGEHEAIELRDGDASRYLGKGVRKAVENVMERIAPEVLGRDALDQHGIDQRMLDLDGTPNKGKLGANAILGVSMAVARAASEAMGLPLFRYLGGAQACVLPVPLMNIINGGAHADNGLEIQEFMIVPHGAGTFRDALRSGAEVFHHLKSLLKKQGLATSVGDEGGFAPRLPNNEGALSVILEAIGKAGYTAGKDISLALDCAASEFFDGKKRTYTFDKKEIDGKQLVETYAQLASKYPIVSIEDGCAEDDWDTWKLLTDKLGKNVQLVGDDLFVTNVARLQRGIDQGIANAILIKVNQIGTVTETLDAMRLGALNGYSSIVSHRSGETEDTFIADLAVATGAGQIKTGSASRSDRIAKYNQLLRIEEMLGNGARFAGRSTLRAK; encoded by the coding sequence TTGCTCTATCCAGCTGAGCTACGGGAGCAGGAGAGAGACGCCGGGATAGCACGAACCGCCGCGCCTGCCGAACGTCGTCCACGTGACTCAGTCATTGACTGCGCTCTCGCGCGCGGCTACGTCGCGGGCGGCGCGGGGGACGCGCGCCTTTCTGCTGAAGAGGAGAACCGGATCATGCTCGAGATCACCGGCATCGTCGCTCGCGAGATCCTCGATTCGCGCGGTAACCCGACGCTCGAGGTCGAGGTGGAGATCGAGGAGGGCGTGGTCGGCCGCGCCGCGGTTCCCTCGGGCGCATCGACCGGCGAGCACGAGGCGATCGAGCTGCGCGACGGAGACGCGTCGCGCTACCTCGGCAAGGGCGTGCGCAAGGCCGTCGAGAACGTGATGGAGCGGATCGCGCCCGAGGTGCTCGGACGCGACGCGCTCGATCAGCACGGGATCGATCAGCGCATGCTCGATCTCGACGGCACGCCCAACAAGGGCAAGCTCGGCGCGAACGCGATCCTCGGCGTGTCGATGGCCGTCGCGCGCGCGGCGAGCGAGGCGATGGGCCTGCCGCTGTTCCGCTACCTCGGCGGCGCGCAGGCGTGCGTGCTCCCGGTGCCGCTGATGAACATCATCAACGGCGGCGCGCACGCGGACAACGGGCTCGAGATCCAGGAGTTCATGATCGTCCCGCACGGCGCGGGGACGTTCCGCGACGCGCTGCGCTCGGGCGCCGAGGTGTTCCACCACCTCAAGTCGCTGCTGAAGAAGCAGGGCCTCGCGACGAGCGTCGGCGACGAGGGTGGCTTCGCGCCGCGCCTGCCGAACAACGAGGGCGCGCTGAGCGTGATCCTCGAGGCGATCGGCAAGGCGGGCTACACGGCGGGCAAGGACATCTCGCTCGCGCTCGACTGCGCGGCGAGCGAGTTCTTCGACGGCAAGAAGCGCACGTACACCTTCGACAAGAAGGAGATCGACGGCAAGCAGCTCGTCGAGACGTACGCGCAGCTCGCGAGCAAGTACCCGATCGTGTCGATCGAGGACGGCTGCGCCGAGGACGACTGGGACACCTGGAAGCTGCTGACCGACAAGCTCGGCAAGAACGTGCAGCTGGTCGGCGACGACCTCTTCGTGACCAACGTCGCGCGCCTGCAGCGCGGCATCGATCAGGGCATCGCGAACGCGATCCTGATCAAGGTCAACCAGATCGGCACGGTGACCGAGACGCTCGACGCGATGCGCCTCGGCGCGCTGAACGGGTACTCGTCGATCGTGTCGCACCGCTCGGGCGAGACCGAGGACACGTTCATCGCCGACCTCGCGGTCGCGACGGGCGCGGGACAGATCAAGACGGGCTCGGCGTCGCGCTCGGATCGCATCGCGAAGTACAACCAGCTGCTGCGCATCGAGGAGATGCTCGGCAATGGGGCGCGCTTCGCGGGCCGCAGCACCCTGCGCGCGAAGTGA
- a CDS encoding PAS domain-containing protein: MRPELDFVHGEAFRLSPNAYMVLDRDLRYVAANDAYLRETASRLEDLVGKYVFDLFPNVPDDPNDASRQRLRRSLEKAVRTGETDVLAFLPYRVPTLTPSGPVVEQRFWSATHTPLKDARGQVAYVLQHTVDVTELHRLREVAARAEGAAGSSAARDDSGVAEAGVLARARRVEHENQLLDDERRRLLHLFDQAPSFMAFLRGERHVFDMANDAYRSLVGGRDVVGRTVAEALPEVVEQGFIGLLDGVYRDGRPWIGRSVRVELDFGGAREDRYIDFIYQPIRNRAGEVEGIFVQGHDITEQKKAESIIREMNERLEQRVAARTEALAEANRELESFSYSVSHDLRAPLRHISGFADMLKRRGASALDATSREYLETIADAAQQGGRLVDELLAFSRMGRAQLSVRELDLAELVAAVRSDLAPEIGERNIEWRIGALPAVTADPTLLRSVVKNLLSNAVKYTRTREVAHIEIGAAREQGEAGTGVVHVWVADDGVGFDMRYVDKLFGVFQRLHAPEEFEGTGIGLANVRRIVTRHGGRVWAEGRPGEGATFHFTLPA; the protein is encoded by the coding sequence ATGAGGCCCGAGCTCGATTTCGTCCACGGGGAGGCGTTCCGTCTCTCGCCGAACGCGTACATGGTGCTCGACCGCGACCTCCGTTACGTCGCCGCGAACGACGCGTACCTGCGCGAGACCGCGAGCCGGCTCGAGGATCTCGTCGGCAAGTACGTCTTCGATCTCTTCCCGAACGTCCCCGACGATCCGAACGACGCGAGCCGCCAGCGCCTGCGTCGCTCGCTCGAGAAGGCCGTGCGCACCGGTGAGACCGACGTGCTCGCGTTCCTGCCGTACCGCGTGCCCACGCTCACGCCGAGCGGCCCCGTCGTCGAGCAGCGCTTCTGGAGCGCGACCCACACGCCGCTGAAGGACGCGCGCGGACAGGTCGCGTACGTCCTGCAGCACACGGTCGACGTCACCGAGCTGCACCGGCTGCGCGAGGTCGCGGCGCGCGCCGAGGGCGCGGCGGGATCGAGCGCGGCCCGCGACGACTCGGGCGTCGCCGAGGCGGGCGTGCTCGCGCGCGCGCGCCGCGTCGAGCACGAGAACCAGCTGCTCGACGACGAGCGCCGGCGACTCCTCCACCTCTTCGATCAGGCGCCGAGCTTCATGGCGTTCCTCCGCGGAGAGCGGCACGTGTTCGACATGGCGAACGACGCGTACCGCTCGCTCGTCGGCGGTCGCGACGTCGTCGGCCGCACGGTCGCGGAGGCGCTGCCCGAGGTCGTCGAGCAGGGCTTCATCGGGCTGCTCGACGGCGTCTACCGCGATGGTCGGCCGTGGATCGGTCGCAGCGTTCGCGTCGAGCTCGACTTCGGCGGCGCGCGCGAGGATCGCTACATCGACTTCATCTACCAGCCGATCCGAAACCGCGCGGGCGAGGTCGAGGGCATCTTCGTGCAGGGCCACGACATCACCGAGCAGAAGAAGGCGGAGTCGATCATCCGCGAGATGAACGAGCGCCTCGAGCAGCGCGTCGCCGCGCGCACCGAGGCGCTCGCCGAGGCGAACCGCGAGCTCGAGAGCTTCAGCTACTCGGTCAGCCACGATCTCCGCGCGCCGCTGCGCCACATCAGCGGCTTCGCAGACATGCTCAAGCGGCGCGGCGCCAGCGCGCTGGACGCGACCTCGCGCGAGTACCTCGAGACGATCGCGGACGCCGCGCAGCAGGGCGGCCGGCTCGTCGACGAGCTGCTCGCGTTCAGCCGCATGGGTCGCGCGCAGCTGAGCGTGCGCGAGCTCGATCTCGCGGAGCTCGTCGCGGCGGTGCGGAGCGATCTCGCGCCCGAGATCGGCGAGCGGAACATCGAGTGGCGCATCGGCGCGCTGCCGGCGGTGACCGCGGACCCGACGCTGCTCCGCTCGGTGGTGAAGAACCTCCTCTCGAACGCGGTGAAGTACACGCGCACGCGCGAGGTCGCGCACATCGAGATCGGCGCGGCGCGCGAGCAGGGCGAGGCCGGCACCGGGGTGGTGCACGTCTGGGTCGCGGACGACGGCGTCGGGTTCGACATGCGCTACGTGGACAAGCTCTTCGGCGTCTTCCAGCGGCTGCACGCGCCCGAGGAGTTCGAGGGCACGGGCATCGGCCTCGCGAACGTACGCCGCATCGTGACGCGCCACGGCGGCCGCGTGTGGGCCGAGGGCCGTCCGGGCGAGGGCGCGACGTTCCACTTCACGCTGCCGGCGTGA